A segment of the Zonotrichia albicollis isolate bZonAlb1 chromosome 34, bZonAlb1.hap1, whole genome shotgun sequence genome:
TTTTCCccgtggattttggggtccacCCCCTCTCCGGTGTCACAGCAGGGCTTTGGGAACATCAGGGGGAGGGGGTTCCAGGTGACATTTAGGGGGTCCTGGGTGACATTTGGAGAGTCCTGGTGACATTTGAGGGGTCCCTGGTGacatttggggggtcccggaggattttggggggtcctgggtgaCATTTGGAAGGTCCCATgtgaaatttggggggtcctgggtgacatttggggggtccctggtgACATTTGTGGGGTCCTGGGGAATTTTGATGGGCCCTGGGTGACATTTGGAGAGTCCTGGTGACATTTGAGGGGTCCCAGATGACATTTAGGGGGTTCTGGGGAAttctggggggtcctgggtgaCATTTGGGAGgtcctgggggattttggggagtcCCGAGTGACATTTGGAGAGTCCTGGTGACATTTGGTGAGtcctgggttattttggggggtcccgggtgacctttggggggtccctgcccCCCTCCAGGGGGGACTACATGTCCCAGGGTCCCtctggggaccccccccccaggtgtccccctaATCCCGGGGGGGGTCACGGGGATTGCCCGGGATTAGGGACAATCCCCCCGGAGGTGGCCCCGATCCGgggattgggggggggggggggggcgggacCCCCGAAAAGGGGAGGGGGGgtggaaaaaaggggggagggAAAGGAACTCATGGATCAGGGGGGGATGGGGGGGGTccggaggggtttgggggtgtcctgaggggtttggggagggggtcccctATTGAGGAGGGGGtcgggggggtttggggttgtcCGGGGGGGGTCGGGAAGGGCCgagggtgggggagggggaggggggatTAGCGCTCCATCCCCGCTCATCCCCCGGGAGGGGGGGTCcggcccccgcccctcccccccctccGGAATGGGGGGCACAGTGAGCAAACTGGAGACCACAGTGGCCggactggtccatactggttctTTACTGGTGGCCACTGTGCCATACTGGTCCCATACTGGCTCTTTACTGGTGGCCGTAGTGGCCGGACTGGTCCCATACTGGTTCTGTACTGGTGGCTGTAGTGGCCGGACTGGTCCCATACTGGTCCCAGTGGTCCCCGTACTGGTCCTGCACTGGTGACTGTGGTGCCCATACTGGTCTGGTACTGGTGGCCACAATGCCCATACTGGTCCCAGTTGTTCCTATACTGATCCCAGTTGTCCCCTTACTGGTCCCAGTTATCCTGCACTGGACCCACATCTCCCACACTGGTCCCAGTTATCCTGTACTGGTCACAGTTGTCCCTGTAATGGTCCCCACTGTCCCCGTACTGGTCCCTTCTGTCCCGTACTGATCCCTCCTGTCCCTATACTGGTCCCAGTTATCCCCGTACTGGTCCCAGTTGTCCCACGCtggtccccgctgtccccgtaCTGGTCCCTCCTGTCCCGTActgatccctgctgtccctATACTGGTCCCAGTTATCCCCGTACTGGTCCCAGTTGTCCCACACTGGTCCCTTCTGTCCCGTACTGGTCCCTCCTGTCCCTATACTGGTCCCAGCCATCTCGTActgatccctgctgtccctATACTGGTCCCAGTTATCCCCGTACTGGGGCAGCGGGACCCAGGGCGGGCGGGGCGTGGCCAGGGCGTGGCCCGGAGGGGGCGTGGCCTCTCGGACCGTTACGGCCGTTGGATTTCAAACCCTTCGCAGCGCGGGGGGGCCCAGGCCACGCCCCCTTCGCCGTCTCTTGACCGACATCCCCAACAGCCAATCAGAACCCGGCGTCCCGGCGCGGGGCCCAATGAGTGCCCGCGCGCGCTCCGCCGGCCCCGCCTCCCGTAACTGACAGCGCTTCCCGCCAATTCCAACGGCCCGGCGCGAGCGCCCCGGCTCCGCCCCCGGAGGGCGGTCCCGCCGCCCAATCACCGCGCGCCGACGCCTTGACCGACGGGACGCTCGGCCAATCGGTTCCGGGCGGAGGGGCGGAGCCAGCTCCGCTCCGGGTTCCCGTCGCCGCTCGGTCCGGGCCGCCCCCCCCCCTCCCGCCCCCCCCCCTCCCGGCCCCCCCCCCTCagcttcccccccccccccccccgcggGTTCTTCGCTGCGAAGAaaatggcggcggcggcgccgagcGGCGACGAGGGGCGGCTGTGAGTGAGGAGGGGGCGGCGGGCCCGGGGGGGGCCGCGGCGGGTGTTGGGGAAAGCTGTGAGGGAGCGGGAGAggcggaggggggggggggggtctcgcgcgcgcgcgcgcgcggggcgacgcccccccccctcctctctccctcacgccccccccccccctttccttcccctcacgGGCCGGGCGGGAACCGGGAATGGCGGGCggggggggtgtgtgtgtgtgtgagggctGGGGGGGGGCTGCGAGCGCCGCGAGTGCGTCACGAGCGGCCGCGGCCCCCCCGGGGGGCGGGAGGAGCCCCCCAGGTCTGGGGAACCCTCGCTGGGACCCCCCGAGCCTTCCGCGGGACCCGTCTGTAATGGGGGGACCTCCGTTCCCTTTCCTCCGTGAGACCCCAAAATGCCGGGGCCCCCCCCTCCTCCCAGCAACCCCGCTACGaaatttggggaccccccccccgAGTCCCTCCCCAAAATTCTGTCAGTGTCGCCATTCCGGTGTTGTCCCCGTTAGGGTGGGAGATGGGGACCCCCCCCTTCTCTCTTTGAGGGACCCCCGCCCCCCTCAAGGGGACACACCCCCCGGCCCGTCCCGCGCgcacccaaaaccccaaaaaccgcCCCAAAGCTCTCGCGAGTCACGCCAAAATCCACCCCgagtcaccccaaaattcaccccgaACCTCCCCCGAGTCACCCCGAAATTTTAGTTACCCCAATCCTCCCTAAATCACCCCATAACTCCCCTACTTACCCCGACCCCCCCCGaagtcaccccaaaaccctcccgaagtcaccccaaaattcaccccgaagtcaccccaaaatccccagaagTCACCCCGAAACGCCCCGAGTCACCCCAAAATGTTACGCTTGCACTGCGCCCCAAAAGgcccaaatttgccccgaactGTCGCGCTCACGTGGTGCCCCAAAGTACCCCAGGttaccccaaaataccctgaatttccccaaaatactgcaccccaaaactgccacaAATTATTGCGTGCACGTGGCGCCCCGAAATATCCCGAACTGCCCCAAAATGCTGCACCCCAAAATACTCAAAAATGGCCCAACCTGCTTCTCACGCTgcgcccccaaatcccccaagtTATTCCCAAAATGCTgcgccccaaaatccccaaaattgccccaaacTGCTCCTCATGCcgcatcccaaatccccccgatTTACCCTAAAGTCCCCTGAATTGCCCCAAAATTTTCTGCTCGTgcatcaccaaaaaatccccaaaattgccccaaaatgcTGCTCACGCTGCACGCCCCAAACGCTcatttcacccaaaaatcccccaaatttccccgaATTGCTGCACTCGTGCAGCGCCCCCAAACTCCCCGActcaccccaaaataccctgaATTCCCCGAAAATTCAGCAGCCCCAAAATACCCAGAATTGCACCAAAGTTGCTGCAAATGTTCCCCTCACGCTGCTCCCAAAAACGcctcaaattcccccaaaacggCCGCGCTCCCGTGACCCCTCCggatcaccccaaatcccctaaattcccccaaatctcaCCTGGGATCGCCCTAAAACCGCCTTCACCCCCGAAATCTCACAAAATCACCCCGAAATTTCCCAAATTCCGCTGAAATTGCCCAAATTTTCCCggaacaccccaaaatttggcTTCTCATTCccacctgtgctgtgcccaccctgagacCCCCGAGACCACTTGGGGTCCTCAACCCTGGAGCCACCCCAGACCCCACTGGGACCCCCCAGGGCCACCAAGAGACCCCCAGGGCCACCTCAGACCCCCAACCCTGAGGCCACTCCAGGCCCCCTGAGACCCCAGGACATGTTGGAGGGTCCCTGGGGGTCACCCCctgtccccaaattccccctcaTCCCAACACTCCCACGCCccttcccaaattttttggTGCCGTTTTTGTGACTTTTAACCCCAGGATGGGGTTGGGGGGTCCCGGCTGTGCTGTCCCCATTGTTGGGGAGGGGTCGGGGGGGTTCCCCCGATGGCCACCAgggtgacactgtggggtcctgaggggctgcatccccctccccaccacATAACCGCCCCATAGCGGGGGTCCCGCCTCTCCCCCAGCCTCAGCTGTGTGTGTTGCCTTGTCAGGACGGGACCCCCACACCGGTGACAGTGGTGACACCGAGGATGGGGGTCCCATCACacctcaccccaaatccccccctgCCCCGGGGGTCTTGTCCCCGGTGACACCGACATGgggtgacagtggggacactgaggatGGGGGTCCCACCCCGTCCCAATTCCCCCTTGCCCTGAGGGTCCTGTCCCCGGTGACACCGACATGGGGTCCggtgacagtggggacaccgAGGATGGggatcccaccccatcccaatTCCCCCTTGCCGTGAGGGTCCCGTCCCCGGTGACACTGACGTGGGGTCCGGTGACAGTGGGGACAACTGAGTATGGGGgtcccaccccatcccaatTCCCCCTTGCCGTGAGGGTCCCGTCCCCGGTGACACTGACGTGGGGTCCGGTGACAGTGGGGACAACTGAGTATGGGGgtcccaccccatcccaatTCCCCCCCCTGCCCCGAGGGTCCCGTCCCTGGTGACACCAACTTGGTGACACCCCggtgacagtggggacaccgAGGATGGGAGTCCCACCCCGTCCCAATTCCCCCCCCTGCCCCGAGGGTCCCGTCCCCGGTGACACCAACTTGGTGACACCCCGGTGACAGCGGGGACACCAAAGATGGGGGTCCCAGCGCAGCCCAAATCCCCGCCCTGCCCTGAGGGTCCCGTCCCCGGTGACAGCCCCGGTGTCACTGACCACGACCCCTTGGTGACCCCCCAGGGCTGGGTTTAGTCCAGCGGGGTGGACACGGGGCTGCTGGACACTCGGCCCGGACGGGGCTTTAGGGGGTGTCCGGTGTCCACTCCGAAACCCCCATCCCCTCGGACAGACTGACGGACGCTGGGATGTCGTTCCGGCCGTGGCCGTAATTCCCGCCGGTCCGGGCtgcccctccttcctcctcctcctcctcctcctggtcCTGGCTCCGGCCAGGCCCATCCCGTGCTTTGCCCAATTCGGGGCTGTTCCACCCCGTGCTGATGTCTGGGGCTGTGTCCGTGCGTCCAGTGCTGTCCGTTTGTCCGTCTGCGTGTCCAGGACTGaccagtgctgtgtccagggAGATGCGGTGCTGCATCCGTGTGTCCAGTGGGGTCTGTGTGTCCAGCACTGACCAGTGCCGTGTCCAGAGATCCCCAAggctgtgtccgtgtgtccatcgGGTCCGTGCAGCCAGCACTGACCACTGCTGTGTCCGgagagctgcagggcctggtCCACGTGTCCAGCGAGtttgtgtccgtgtgtccgttgGGTCCGTGTGTCCAGTGCTGACCAGCGCCATGTCCAAAGAGTCGCTTGGCCTGTCTGTCAGTGTCCGTGTGTCCGGCACTGACCAGTGCTATGTCCAGGAGCTCActgggctgtgtccctgtgtctgtcggTGTCCGTGTGTCTGGCACTGACTGGGGATCTGCAGTGCCGTGTCCATCATGTCCGTGCGTCTGGCGCTGACCAGCGCTGTGTCCAGGgccctgtccgtgtgtccagtgctgtgtccagggCCCTGTCCATGTGTCCAGCACTGACCAGCGCTGTGTCCAGggccctgtctgtgtgtccagcGCTGTGTCCAGGGCCCTGTCCATGTGTCCAGCGTTGTGTCCAGGgccctgtccgtgtgtccagtGCTGTGTCAGGgccctgtccgtgtgtccagcgctgtgtccagggccctgtccgtgtgtccagcACTGACCGACACTGTGTCCAGGGCCCTGTCCGTATgtccagtgctgtgtccaggcCCTGTCCATGTGTCCAGCGCTGTGTCCAGGGCCCTGTCCTTGTgtccagtgctgtgtccaggccctgtccgtgtgtccagcGCTGTGTCCAGGGCCCTATCCGTGTGTCCAGCGCTGTGTCATGGCCCCGTCCATGTGTCCATCCACCCACCACTGACCCCTTCCACACCCACCTCCCCTCGTGCCCACAGCCCCGATCCCTCACGTCCGTTTGTCCATCCCTGCCCCGTCCCCTCCCTCACTGACCGCCGCGTGTCCCCGCAGGGAGGAGAAGTCCGAGGAGAACCTGCAGCGGCCGCCCAAGGCCAAGAAGCCCAAGAAGGAGCGCAAGGAGCCGGATCAGCCCGCGGCCGAGCCCGCCGAGGCCGGCAAGGCCGAGAGCTCGGAGGGGGCCGGGGCGGCGCCGGCGGCCCCGGAGGCGTCGGCGTCGCCGAAGCAGCGGCGCTCCATCATCCGCGACCGCGGGCCCATGTACGACGACCCCACGCTGCCCGAGGGCTGGACACGCAAACTCAAACAGCGCAAGTCCGGCCGCTCGGCCGGCAAGTACGACGTCTACCTGATCAAGTGAGCCCTGCACGGGTTGGGTGGGTGTGGGTGGGGTGGCCGGAGAGGGGAGTGCGGTCATTGCCGCTGACCGCTcacattgtgtgtgtgtgtgatggccGGAGAGGGAGGTGTGGTCATCACCGCTGACCACTCaagttttgtgtgtgtgtggggtcATCACTGCTGACCACTCaggttgtgtgtgtgtgtgtgtgtgtgtgtgtgtgtgtggtggccGGAGAGGGAGGTGTGGTCATCACTGCTGACCACTCaggttgtgtgtgtgtgtgtgtgtggtggccGGAGAGGGAGGTGTGGTCATCACCGCTGACCACTCaagttttgtgtgtgtgtgtggtgtgtggGGTGGGGTGGCCGGAGAGGGGAGTGTGGTCATCACCGCTGACCACTCACattgtgtgtgtgcgtgtgtgggGTCATCACCGCTGACCACtcacactgtgtgtgtgtgtgaggggtCATCACCGCTGACCACTcacattgtgtgtgtgtgtggggtcATCACCGCTGACCGCTCGCTGACCGCTCCTTCGCTCTCCCGCCCGCAGCCCGCAGGGAAAAGCCTTCCGCTCCAAGGTGGAGCTGATCGCCTACTTCGAGAAGGTGGGGGACACCTCGCTGGACCCCAACGACTTCGACTTCACCGTCACGGGCCGGGGCAGCCCCTCGCGCCGCGAGCAGCGCCCGCCCAAGAAGCCCAAATCGCCCAAAGGCCCCGGCACCGGCCGCGGCCGGGGGCGGCCCAAGGGCAGCGGCGGCGGaggcggcagcggcagcgcccggcccaagGCGGCCTCCGCCGTGTCCGAGGGGGGCTCCGCGGCCAAACGGGCTCTGGAGAAGCCCCCCGGCAAGCTGCTGGTCAAGATGCCGTTCTCCCCGGGCCAGCcgggccccgcggccccgccggccccgcggcGGCCGGGCCGTAAGCGCCGGGCCGAGCCGGACAGTCCGGCCGTGCCCAAGAAACGCGGGCGCAAaccggcgggggcggcggggccgggggggctgGGCGGCCCCGACAAGAAGGCGGCGACTCCCCCGGCCGTGCAGGAGACCGTGCTGCCCATCAAGAAGAGGAAGACGAGGGAGACGGTGGTGGTGGAAGCGGTGACGATGGCGGCCGCCGCCACGACGACGACGACGCCAACAACGACGCCGCGGCCTCCGCCGACCCCGCCGGGCTCGCGCGGcccccgcagcgcccgcagccccggccggcGCAGCAAGGAGGGCAGCCCCAAGGGGCGGGGGGCTCCTCCCgcgcccccccccgccgccgccgccgccaccggaGCCCCCCCAGAGCGACCCCAAGGACAgcgccagcccccccccccccgccgcccccgccgccgccgccgccgccccccccaGGACTTGAGCGGGTGCTCGGAGCAGAGGGGGGGTCCCGCGGCCCCCGACGGCTGCGCCAAGGAGCCCCCTAAGACTCAgcagcccccgccgccgccgccgctgccgccgtcGCCGCCCTACAAACACCGAGGGGAGCCCGAGCACAAAgactctgcctcctcttcctccacctcctcctcctcttcatcatcctcctcctcctcctcctcgtcgtcGTCCTCGTCgtcggcgccgccgccgcccccgcccccccccaGCGTGGCCGTGCCGCGGCCCCCGGCCCGCGAGGAGCCGGTGGACACGCGGACGCCTGTGCCCGAGCGGGTCAGCTGACTGTGAGCCGCCGCGGCGGGGGAACGCACGCACGGAccgacggacggacggacggacggacacaCGGACGGGCCCCCCTCCCCGCCCTACCCCTGCCCCCCCTTCACGAGGCAGTGGGGACCCCCCCTCCCCAACAaaaatccccccccccccctcccacCGTGGGTTGggttctcctcctcccctccccgtgtcccccccacCCCGAGTTTTTATTACCGACAAGCACAGCgagggaccccccccccccggaccCCCCCACTTTGCACTTTTTGAGGATGGGGGGGGGTCTCCAgggccgcccctcccccccaccGAGGTTGggcggggtttggggggggagggggttgttttggggggggcggggccgcgtcttcccccctcccccggcGCCGCTTTTCTCGTTCTTCCAGTTCCGTTTTCCGCCCGTGGGAACCATTTGCACTatgggggaggggaaggggcggGGCCGGGATCCGGCCGGCGGCCAATGGGGAGCGGCGCTGCTGAAGAGGGGGATGGGGCTGAGGCCGAGGCTACGGCCAATCAGGGGCAGGAATCCAGCGTGGAGCCAATCAGGAGAAGGGGGTGCGGTGTCAGGGGGCGGGGTCTGGTGTGGAGCCAATGAAGCGGGGCGGTGGGTTCAGCCATGATCTGGGGCTGAGCCAATCAGAACCTGAGCTGGGCCGGGGTGGGGTCAAGTGTGGAGCCAATCAGGAGCGACTGAGGAGGAGGGGTCTGGTGTTGAGCCAATCAGGTGTGACTTTATTGGGGGTCGGATTTAGAGCCAATCAGCAGCTACCAGTCTGTGCGGGATCCGGTGTCTGGAGCCAATCAGGAGGTGCAGGATCAGCAAGGGGCGGGGCCTGGCCTTAGGCCAATGGGGGCGGCTCTGTGTGAGGAGGATCTGGTGTGGAGCCAATCAGGAGGGACGGGATCAGGCCTGGAGCCAATCAGAAGCAGCCTTGGGTTCAGCTGGGATCCAGTGTTTGGCCAATCAGGAGCCGCGATCCAGACAGGGGTGGGGAGGATTCCAGATCCCCCCGACAGAGGCGTGGTCACGTCAAGAGCCAATCACAAACTGGGTGGGGTTGGCGCCGTCCAATCAGGGCTGAGATCCTGCGGGGGCGGGGCTGTCCGGCCCTGGGGGTGACTctgggcgggggcggggcccggCCAGGATCCAATCAGGAGTGGTTTGGATTGGAGGGGTGGGTCCGGCCCCCGCCCAATGGGGTTGCTCTGCTCTGTAGGGGTTGATCCAATCGCGGCCAATCAGGAGAGGCCACAGGCATGGTGGGAACCAATCAGGAGCAAGGGTGTGATCCCGTCCAGAGCCAATCAGGAGTCAGAATGGGCAAAGCTTGGATCCATTCTGGAGCCAATCAGAATTGAGGGTGTGATCTGGTCTGGAGCCAATCAGGGGCAAGTGTGGAATCTGGTATGGAGCCAATCATGCTcaagctgggcagggctgggatctgGTCCAGGGCCAATCAGAATTGAGCGTGGGTGGAGCTGGGGTCTGGTCCAGGGCCAATCAGAATCGAGCATGGGTGGAGGTGGGATCTGGTCCTGAGCCAATCAGAAATGAGGTCTGGGATCTGATTGGGAACCAATCAGGAGTgatctgggcagggctgggatctgGTCCCGAGCCAATCAGGAGCGAGCACGGGGCGATCGATCCATTTCacattggggggggggggtctcatgctgcccctcccccacccacccccccagtcccattttggggtgggggagggggtcCCCATCCTGCACTTTACCCACTCTGGGGGGGGGAGGGGTCGGGGCCACGCCCCCTTTGTGCCCCCCCCCCGTTCTTCCATCGCCCCCCCCGGGGGgtccccaccccccccccccccggctcCTCACGGCAATaacgggggggggggaaaggggggggaggggcggccagagagagcaaaccccaaaaatggggaggggcCCATGTGGGGGAGGGGTCCCGAGGAGGGGGGGGGGCACAGCCACCACCGttatgggggggggggaattttggggggcccCCCCCTCCACCCACGTATTTATTCTCTCGAGACGTTTTTGCCTTATAAAGTTCCGGAAAAGCCCCTCGGTGTCGGttgtttttgggggggggggggtccccaaggCGCCGCCCCCCCCTccaccacccccccccccccatttaaagcccccccccccccaaattgtcccccccaccccccgggtctgtgtctgtgctgctgctgctg
Coding sequences within it:
- the MECP2 gene encoding methyl-CpG-binding protein 2, whose product is MAAAAPSGDEGRLEEKSEENLQRPPKAKKPKKERKEPDQPAAEPAEAGKAESSEGAGAAPAAPEASASPKQRRSIIRDRGPMYDDPTLPEGWTRKLKQRKSGRSAGKYDVYLINPQGKAFRSKVELIAYFEKVGDTSLDPNDFDFTVTGRGSPSRREQRPPKKPKSPKGPGTGRGRGRPKGSGGGGGSGSARPKAASAVSEGGSAAKRALEKPPGKLLVKMPFSPGQPGPAAPPAPRRPGRKRRAEPDSPAVPKKRGRKPAGAAGPGGLGGPDKKAATPPAVQETVLPIKKRKTRETVVVEAVTMAAAATTTTTPTTTPRPPPTPPGSRGPRSARSPGRRSKEGSPKGRGAPPAPPPAAAAATGAPPERPQGQRQPPPPRRPRRRRRRPPQDLSGCSEQRGGPAAPDGCAKEPPKTQQPPPPPPLPPSPPYKHRGEPEHKDSASSSSTSSSSSSSSSSSSSSSSSSSAPPPPPPPPSVAVPRPPAREEPVDTRTPVPERVS